The proteins below are encoded in one region of Mycobacterium shinjukuense:
- a CDS encoding AMP-binding protein → MSFISTFLDRSHTTPCDDAFIFVDYDTEGGDQVDQITWRELNAKIVAVSAYLENHDVHAQPQRVAAISAPQGLDYVVGFLGALCAGWIPVPLPEPRGSLQDKRTVLALTDCAADVVLTTSSAEEPIRDLMGAHGLNVTMPIIPLDTLAESCAPPSAGSGWADYKPAEQGCYLQYTSGSTGRPRGAVISLDNAVANLEQIRRSFFRDEDGSTNFPGSTVSWLPLYHDMGLVTGILIPIFCGCPSILMSPAAFIRKPVRWIQLLAQRPAPLTAAPNFAFDLAANKVAESDMKGLDLAHVSTIVNGSERVRSNTIEKFLDRFCPYNLNPAAVKPAYGMAEAVAYVATTRPRSAPVFTEFDTQSLARGRAELKNDDTECTTRLMRYHCSGNEPLIRIVDPDSNTELAPGRIGEIWVNGKNTSGGYYKADGVSNRDRFHAAIREASAGMPKSPWMRTGDLGFLLGEDFYIVGRIKDLIIQDGVNHYPEDIENTVNQFTGGRVAAFSIPDDSGERLVVVAEIKTENAADESSELSRMSKQVRAAISRLHGLRLSDFLLVPSGALPRTTSGKISRAACSRLYRADEFGRIEVKQ, encoded by the coding sequence ATGTCTTTCATTTCCACATTCCTCGACCGATCGCACACGACCCCTTGCGATGACGCCTTTATATTTGTCGATTATGATACAGAAGGCGGAGACCAAGTCGACCAGATCACTTGGCGAGAACTAAATGCGAAAATTGTCGCCGTATCGGCATATTTGGAGAATCACGACGTGCATGCCCAACCCCAAAGAGTCGCCGCGATATCCGCTCCACAGGGTCTGGACTATGTCGTAGGTTTTTTAGGGGCACTATGTGCCGGGTGGATTCCAGTTCCGCTGCCAGAACCGCGGGGCAGCCTACAAGACAAGCGGACGGTGCTGGCGCTGACCGATTGCGCTGCGGACGTGGTGCTTACCACGTCGTCAGCGGAAGAACCGATCAGGGATCTAATGGGTGCTCATGGGCTCAACGTAACTATGCCGATAATACCGCTGGATACATTAGCGGAGTCATGTGCACCACCAAGCGCCGGAAGCGGCTGGGCCGATTACAAACCGGCCGAACAAGGTTGCTATCTGCAATACACTTCCGGTTCAACAGGACGTCCGCGCGGCGCGGTCATATCTCTCGATAATGCAGTCGCAAACCTGGAGCAGATACGGCGGAGCTTTTTCCGGGACGAGGACGGAAGTACCAACTTCCCGGGTTCGACCGTTTCATGGTTGCCCTTATATCATGACATGGGGTTGGTAACAGGAATCTTGATCCCCATCTTCTGTGGATGTCCGTCCATTTTGATGAGCCCCGCGGCGTTCATTCGTAAACCGGTAAGGTGGATACAACTCCTTGCACAGCGGCCAGCACCCCTCACTGCAGCGCCAAATTTTGCCTTCGATCTAGCCGCCAATAAGGTCGCCGAAAGCGATATGAAGGGATTGGACCTTGCCCATGTATCCACCATAGTCAATGGATCAGAGCGGGTGCGATCCAATACCATTGAGAAGTTCTTGGATCGCTTTTGCCCTTATAATTTGAATCCGGCAGCGGTAAAGCCAGCCTATGGGATGGCAGAAGCGGTCGCGTATGTGGCAACCACGAGGCCGAGGTCGGCTCCGGTATTCACGGAATTCGACACGCAAAGCTTGGCTCGAGGACGGGCCGAGCTTAAGAATGACGACACAGAATGTACCACGCGTTTGATGCGCTACCACTGCTCGGGCAATGAACCATTGATTCGAATTGTGGATCCCGATTCGAATACCGAGCTCGCACCGGGTCGTATCGGCGAGATTTGGGTGAATGGAAAAAATACCTCAGGGGGATACTACAAGGCAGATGGCGTTTCGAATAGAGATAGATTCCATGCCGCCATACGGGAGGCCTCTGCGGGGATGCCTAAATCGCCCTGGATGCGGACGGGCGACCTGGGATTTCTCCTTGGCGAAGACTTCTATATCGTTGGCCGCATTAAGGATTTAATAATCCAAGATGGCGTAAACCATTACCCTGAAGATATAGAAAACACGGTGAATCAATTTACCGGCGGCCGAGTCGCCGCGTTCTCAATACCCGATGACAGCGGGGAACGGTTGGTGGTTGTGGCTGAGATAAAGACCGAGAACGCCGCCGATGAATCGAGCGAGTTGTCCAGGATGTCAAAACAAGTTAGAGCGGCAATATCAAGATTACATGGTCTGCGCTTATCGGACTTTCTCTTAGTACCGTCCGGAGCACTTCCCAGGACCACCAGCGGCAAGATAAGTCGAGCCGCATGTTCAAGGCTATACCGGGCGGATGAATTTGGCCGCATAGAGGTCAAGCAGTGA